A single Dechloromonas denitrificans DNA region contains:
- a CDS encoding nickel transporter encodes METLPSDWLSLLILTFVLGMKHGFDADHLATIDGLTRYNARSRPGLARYCGTLFSLGHGAVVMAIALGVSAIAGQWTVPEWFAVLGSVISIAFLVALGSLNLAAVLRAGPDEMVQPLGLKGRLLGKLRHVSHPALVALVGALFALSFDTLSQAAFFALTATQFGGWQHALLLALLFMLGMLLTDGINGLWIARLIARADQVALVASRVMGLVVSGISLLVAAFGAAKLLSPGINAWSDGKELIFGFALVAIIAASFVVAVRLTRRPAVA; translated from the coding sequence ATGGAAACCCTGCCCTCCGACTGGCTGTCGCTGCTGATCCTGACCTTCGTGCTCGGCATGAAGCACGGTTTCGACGCCGACCATCTGGCGACCATCGATGGCCTGACCCGCTACAACGCCCGCAGCCGGCCGGGACTGGCGCGCTACTGCGGTACCTTGTTTTCGCTCGGCCACGGCGCCGTGGTCATGGCCATCGCCCTCGGCGTCTCGGCCATCGCCGGGCAGTGGACCGTGCCGGAATGGTTCGCCGTGCTTGGCTCGGTCATTTCCATCGCCTTCCTGGTCGCCCTCGGCAGCCTCAATCTGGCGGCCGTACTGCGTGCCGGGCCGGATGAAATGGTCCAGCCGCTCGGCCTCAAGGGGCGCCTGCTCGGCAAGCTCCGTCATGTCTCGCATCCGGCGCTGGTGGCGTTGGTCGGGGCGCTGTTCGCGCTGTCCTTCGACACCCTGTCGCAAGCCGCTTTTTTTGCGCTGACCGCCACCCAGTTCGGCGGCTGGCAGCACGCACTGCTGCTGGCGCTGCTGTTCATGCTTGGCATGTTGTTGACCGACGGCATCAACGGCTTGTGGATCGCCCGCCTGATCGCCCGGGCCGACCAAGTGGCGCTGGTCGCTTCGCGGGTCATGGGCCTGGTGGTTTCCGGCATCAGCCTGCTGGTCGCCGCTTTCGGTGCGGCCAAGTTGCTGTCGCCGGGCATCAATGCCTGGAGTGACGGCAAGGAACTGATTTTTGGCTTTGCACTGGTCGCCATCATCGCCGCCAGTTTCGTGGTGGCCGTGCGCCTGACGCGCCGGCCGGCGGTCGCTTGA
- a CDS encoding AAA family ATPase: MASNDIRLSVAEERTIYHVADIERAMEDAAGNRNEALASYYEKMRQRGGGRFLVRPNGADMIDELYDSCPNFTEVIDDLKKYIALSVAGNEPMSFTPILLLGEPGIGKTHFARELAGKLGTGHEFISMSSLTAGWILSGASAQWNNAKPGKVAHTLVHGDFANPIVVLDEVDKAGGDSRYDPMGSLYNLLEKDTARSFKDEFIDIDIDASHILWVTTANDERSIPEPILNRMNVYEVPRPDHDAAISIAAALYREIVSQHDWGFPPEADEAVLERLGSLPPRDMRKRLMAAFGTAKLEGRNSLVAGDFEMARMGRSRKIGF, from the coding sequence ATGGCAAGCAACGACATCCGACTCTCGGTCGCTGAAGAGCGCACCATCTACCACGTGGCCGACATCGAGCGCGCCATGGAGGACGCGGCTGGCAACCGCAACGAAGCCCTGGCCAGCTACTACGAGAAAATGCGCCAGCGCGGCGGCGGCCGTTTCCTGGTCCGCCCGAACGGCGCCGACATGATCGACGAGCTCTACGACAGCTGCCCCAACTTCACTGAAGTGATCGACGACCTGAAGAAGTACATCGCGCTGTCGGTGGCCGGCAACGAGCCGATGAGTTTCACGCCGATCCTGCTGCTCGGCGAGCCGGGCATCGGCAAGACCCACTTCGCCCGCGAGCTGGCCGGCAAGCTCGGCACTGGCCACGAATTCATCTCGATGAGTTCGCTGACCGCCGGCTGGATTCTTTCCGGCGCTTCGGCACAGTGGAACAACGCCAAGCCGGGCAAGGTGGCGCACACTTTGGTGCATGGCGACTTCGCCAACCCCATCGTGGTGCTCGACGAAGTGGACAAGGCTGGCGGCGATTCGCGCTACGACCCGATGGGCTCGCTGTACAACCTGCTCGAAAAGGACACGGCGCGCAGCTTCAAAGACGAATTCATCGATATCGACATCGACGCCTCGCACATCCTGTGGGTGACCACGGCCAACGACGAGCGTTCGATCCCCGAACCGATCCTCAACCGGATGAATGTCTACGAGGTGCCGCGCCCGGACCACGATGCCGCCATCAGCATCGCCGCCGCCCTGTACCGCGAGATCGTCAGCCAGCACGACTGGGGCTTCCCGCCGGAAGCCGACGAGGCCGTGCTCGAACGGCTCGGTTCGCTGCCGCCGCGCGACATGCGCAAGCGCCTGATGGCCGCCTTCGGCACGGCCAAGCTGGAAGGGCGCAACAGCCTGGTGGCCGGTGATTTTGAAATGGCCCGCATGGGCCGCAGCCGGAAGATCGGCTTCTGA
- a CDS encoding RrF2 family transcriptional regulator, with protein MRLSSFSDYSLRVLMYLGVHAGRLATIAEIAASYGISENHLMKVVHQLGRLSYIETVRGKGGGMRLAKPPADIRLGEVIRQTEIDCALVECFGTASTCQIQAACRLPSILDEALAAMFKVLDSYTLADLLHSPGQLTQVLFARPVTQPVV; from the coding sequence ATGCGCCTCAGTTCCTTTTCCGATTACAGCCTGCGCGTCCTGATGTACCTCGGCGTGCATGCCGGGCGTCTGGCGACCATTGCCGAGATCGCCGCTTCCTACGGCATTTCGGAAAACCATCTGATGAAAGTCGTGCATCAGCTGGGCCGGCTGAGCTACATCGAAACGGTACGCGGCAAGGGCGGCGGCATGCGCCTGGCGAAGCCGCCAGCCGACATTCGCCTGGGCGAGGTGATTCGCCAGACCGAGATCGACTGTGCCCTGGTCGAATGCTTCGGCACCGCTTCGACTTGCCAGATTCAGGCGGCTTGCCGCCTGCCGTCGATTCTCGACGAGGCGCTGGCGGCGATGTTCAAGGTCCTCGACAGCTACACGCTGGCCGATCTGCTGCACAGCCCGGGCCAATTGACCCAAGTCCTGTTCGCCCGCCCGGTGACCCAGCCCGTCGTGTAG
- a CDS encoding TonB-dependent receptor, whose amino-acid sequence MTELSAVEVRAQAENLEGIAASASEGVVSSQRLAAVPMLRPGEALEMVPGLIVTQHAGDGKANQYFLRGFNLDHGTDFATYVGGVPVNMPSHAHGQGYTDLNFLIPELVDRISYRKGPYFAEEGDFSSAGTAHIDYFRRLDAGFAQLTLGQNGYARSLLAGSPELAGGNLLYALELFHNDGPWQVDEHYRKLNGVLRYSQGTRHDGWSVTGMAYQGRWTSTDQIAERAIDSGQVDRFGSLDSTTGGKTFRYSLAGEWAQRGAHSQTKANLWWLKSGLDLWSNFQYCLNDQAATGACASGDQFKQAERRQAVGFSAAQAIFDQWGRFAVENSFGVQGRMDRLSPLGLYATSQRATLSTVREDRLSQRSLSLWAQNEIRWTPWFRTTQGLRGDAYEFTVDSGMSANSGRASDQMVTPKLAFVFGPWQKTEFYLNYGHGFHSNDGRGTTITVDPRDGTTPVDRVKPLVRTKGREVGLRTELVPGWQSTLALWQLDAASELLFVGDAGTTEAARPSRRYGVEWTNLYVPADWLAVDADLAWSHARFRDADPAGAYIPGAVTATANLGLTIDRRGPWFSSLRLRYFGPRPLVEDNSVRAKASALTNWRIGYKFDQRTQLALDVYNLFDRKVNDIEYWYDSQLANEAAPTFDRHVHPAEPRSFRLTLTHRF is encoded by the coding sequence GTGACCGAACTGTCGGCGGTCGAAGTCCGCGCCCAAGCGGAAAATCTTGAAGGTATCGCCGCGTCCGCCAGCGAGGGCGTGGTTTCCAGCCAGCGCCTGGCTGCGGTGCCGATGCTGCGTCCCGGCGAAGCGCTGGAAATGGTGCCCGGGCTGATCGTCACGCAGCACGCTGGTGACGGCAAAGCCAATCAGTATTTCCTGCGCGGCTTCAATCTCGACCACGGCACCGATTTCGCCACTTATGTCGGCGGCGTACCGGTCAATATGCCGAGTCACGCCCATGGTCAGGGTTACACCGACCTCAATTTTCTGATTCCGGAATTGGTCGATCGCATCAGCTATCGCAAGGGGCCGTATTTTGCCGAAGAGGGCGATTTTTCGTCAGCCGGGACGGCGCATATCGACTATTTTCGCCGGCTCGATGCCGGTTTCGCGCAGCTGACGCTCGGCCAGAACGGCTATGCCCGCAGCCTGCTGGCCGGCTCGCCGGAGTTGGCCGGCGGCAATCTGCTCTACGCGCTCGAACTGTTCCATAACGATGGTCCGTGGCAGGTTGACGAGCACTATCGCAAGCTGAACGGCGTGCTGCGCTACAGTCAGGGCACGCGCCACGATGGCTGGTCGGTGACCGGCATGGCCTACCAGGGGCGGTGGACATCGACCGACCAGATCGCCGAACGAGCGATCGACAGCGGTCAGGTCGACCGTTTCGGTTCGCTCGATTCGACGACCGGCGGCAAGACCTTTCGCTACAGTCTGGCCGGCGAATGGGCGCAACGTGGCGCACACAGCCAGACCAAGGCCAATCTCTGGTGGTTGAAATCCGGCCTCGATCTGTGGTCCAACTTTCAGTATTGCCTGAACGATCAGGCGGCCACCGGCGCTTGCGCCAGCGGCGATCAGTTCAAACAGGCCGAGCGGCGGCAGGCGGTCGGGTTTTCAGCGGCGCAGGCGATTTTCGATCAGTGGGGGCGTTTCGCTGTCGAAAACAGCTTCGGCGTCCAGGGCCGGATGGATCGCCTCAGTCCGCTCGGCCTCTACGCGACGAGTCAGCGGGCTACCCTCAGTACCGTGCGCGAGGACCGGCTTAGCCAGCGCAGTCTCTCGCTGTGGGCGCAGAACGAGATCCGTTGGACACCGTGGTTCCGGACGACGCAGGGGCTGCGCGGCGATGCCTACGAGTTCACCGTCGATTCGGGAATGAGCGCCAATTCCGGCCGCGCCAGCGACCAGATGGTGACGCCGAAACTTGCCTTCGTTTTCGGGCCATGGCAGAAGACCGAGTTCTATCTGAACTACGGCCACGGCTTTCATTCCAATGATGGGCGCGGCACCACCATCACGGTCGATCCGCGCGACGGTACGACGCCGGTCGATCGGGTCAAGCCGCTGGTTCGCACCAAGGGCCGGGAAGTCGGTTTGCGCACGGAACTCGTCCCTGGCTGGCAATCGACCCTGGCGTTGTGGCAACTGGATGCCGCCTCGGAGCTGCTCTTTGTCGGCGATGCCGGTACCACCGAGGCCGCTCGCCCGTCGCGGCGCTATGGGGTCGAGTGGACCAACCTCTACGTGCCGGCTGACTGGCTGGCCGTGGACGCCGACCTCGCCTGGTCGCATGCCCGCTTCCGCGATGCCGATCCAGCCGGCGCCTACATTCCCGGCGCCGTCACGGCGACCGCCAACCTTGGCTTGACCATTGATCGCCGGGGTCCGTGGTTCTCCTCCCTGCGCCTGCGCTACTTCGGGCCGCGCCCATTGGTCGAGGATAACTCGGTGCGCGCCAAGGCCTCCGCGTTGACCAACTGGCGCATCGGCTACAAGTTCGACCAGCGAACGCAATTGGCGCTCGATGTTTACAACCTGTTCGACCGCAAGGTGAATGACATCGAATACTGGTACGACTCGCAACTGGCCAATGAGGCGGCTCCAACATTCGATCGTCACGTCCACCCGGCCGAGCCGCGCAGCTTCCGCCTGACCCTGACGCATCGCTTCTAG
- a CDS encoding sensor histidine kinase — translation MSTTVPPADSPLAAVSEGLGEQAWIEVIQKMDEVYNDLLQYEVALEEKNAALEESHQFIESVLASMSDILIVCDRNGNIEEVNASLCHFAGKDQAALEHTPVFSLFADDSERARAREVFARFGREGVHDCEFFLRAGDGATVPVSMNCTPRVSQTGKLMGMVVTGRPVGELRRAYQALRQAHDDLKRTQGQLLHAEKMVSLGRLVAGVAHELNNPISFVLGNVLSLKRYAQRLESYLGAVQAVDNPQLKALRAELRIDRVLADMPLLIDGMIEGAERTRDIVDALKRFSAVDKMTPEQVSLNEVVERSVRWVVQSASARFAVSVDLPPRLICSGSSGQLQQVVMNLVQNACDATINQPEARLKISGLVENGMACIRFIDNGPGISEEHLGRLFEPFFTTKPVGQGTGLGLSISYGIVERHGGKLAAANLPEGGAEFILALPVESS, via the coding sequence ATGTCCACTACCGTCCCGCCCGCTGACAGTCCGCTCGCCGCGGTTTCCGAAGGCCTCGGCGAACAGGCCTGGATCGAGGTCATCCAGAAGATGGATGAGGTCTACAACGACCTGCTGCAGTACGAAGTGGCGCTTGAAGAAAAGAATGCCGCGCTCGAGGAGTCGCACCAGTTCATCGAGAGCGTGCTGGCTTCGATGTCGGACATCCTGATCGTCTGCGACCGCAACGGCAATATCGAGGAAGTGAATGCCTCGCTTTGCCACTTCGCCGGCAAGGATCAGGCGGCGCTCGAACATACGCCGGTCTTCAGTCTTTTCGCCGACGACAGCGAACGGGCCAGGGCGCGCGAGGTATTCGCCCGTTTCGGCCGGGAAGGCGTGCACGACTGCGAGTTTTTCTTGCGGGCCGGCGACGGCGCCACCGTGCCGGTGTCGATGAACTGCACGCCGCGCGTCTCGCAGACCGGCAAGCTGATGGGCATGGTCGTCACCGGCCGGCCGGTCGGCGAGTTGCGCCGCGCCTACCAGGCCTTGCGCCAGGCGCACGACGATCTGAAGCGCACGCAAGGCCAGTTGTTGCACGCCGAGAAAATGGTATCGCTCGGCCGTCTGGTGGCCGGCGTGGCGCATGAACTGAACAATCCGATCAGCTTCGTGCTGGGCAACGTGCTGTCGCTGAAGCGCTATGCCCAGCGCCTCGAAAGCTATCTCGGCGCCGTCCAGGCAGTCGATAACCCGCAGCTCAAGGCGCTACGCGCCGAATTGCGCATCGACCGGGTGCTCGCCGACATGCCGCTGTTGATCGACGGGATGATCGAAGGCGCCGAGCGGACCCGCGATATCGTCGATGCGCTGAAGCGCTTCTCGGCGGTGGACAAGATGACGCCGGAGCAGGTCAGCCTCAATGAAGTGGTCGAGCGCTCGGTGCGCTGGGTGGTGCAGAGCGCCTCGGCCCGCTTCGCAGTCAGCGTCGATTTGCCGCCCCGGCTGATCTGCTCGGGTTCTTCCGGGCAATTGCAGCAGGTGGTGATGAACCTCGTGCAAAACGCCTGCGACGCGACGATCAACCAGCCGGAGGCGCGCCTGAAGATCTCCGGTCTGGTCGAAAACGGCATGGCTTGCATCCGGTTCATCGACAACGGGCCGGGCATTTCCGAAGAACATCTCGGCCGCCTGTTCGAGCCTTTCTTCACCACCAAGCCGGTCGGCCAGGGTACCGGCTTGGGGCTGTCGATCAGCTATGGCATCGTCGAACGCCACGGCGGCAAGCTGGCCGCCGCCAATCTGCCGGAAGGTGGAGCGGAATTCATCCTTGCACTGCCGGTGGAAAGCAGCTGA
- the nikR gene encoding nickel-responsive transcriptional regulator NikR, whose protein sequence is MERFTISLDESLARQFDQLIAARGYSNRSEAVRDLIRGAIEGDRQRDPPAGHCVANLSYVYNHHERELAERLTGLQHAHHDLTVAALHSHLDHDNCLESVILKGTTADVRQFAEALIAERGVRHGLLNVIALEAETHHAHDEHGAAHVHYRPAR, encoded by the coding sequence ATGGAACGCTTTACCATTTCCCTGGACGAATCGCTGGCCCGGCAGTTTGACCAACTGATCGCGGCGCGCGGCTACAGCAACCGCTCGGAAGCGGTGCGCGACCTGATCCGCGGCGCCATCGAGGGCGACCGCCAGCGCGATCCGCCGGCCGGCCATTGCGTCGCCAACCTCTCTTACGTCTACAACCATCACGAGCGCGAACTGGCCGAGCGGCTCACCGGCCTGCAGCACGCTCATCACGATCTGACGGTGGCGGCGCTGCACAGCCATCTCGATCACGACAATTGCCTCGAATCGGTGATCCTGAAAGGCACCACCGCCGACGTCCGGCAATTCGCCGAGGCCCTGATCGCCGAACGCGGCGTCCGCCACGGGCTGCTCAACGTGATCGCCCTCGAAGCCGAGACGCATCACGCCCACGACGAACACGGCGCTGCGCATGTCCACTACCGTCCCGCCCGCTGA
- a CDS encoding NADP-dependent malic enzyme: protein MEKDLREAALEYHRWPTPGKISVRPTKGLTNQRDLALAYSPGVAAACDLIVEDPSMAAEMTSRANLVGVITNGTAVLGLGNIGPLAAKPVMEGKACLFKKFAGIDVFDIELAENDPDKLIDMIAAMEPTLGGINLEDIKAPECFYIEEKLKARMNIPVFHDDQHGTAIISAAAMLNGMKVVGKKAEEIKVVCSGAGAAAISCLNLWCELGVKRENITVCDSKGVIYVGRDANMEATKARYARETTNRTLGDAMVGADVFLGLSAGGVLKPEMVASMADKPIVFALANPTPEIMPELAKAVRPDVIIATGRSDYVNQVNNVLCFPFIFRGALDVGATRITEEMKMASVRAIAELAEAEVTDEVAMAFPDQVITFGPEYLIPKPFDPRLIVKIAPAVAQAAIDSGVATRPITDWAAYRAKLSEFVYHTGVGMRAIFQAARRAQGKRIIYAEGEDERVLRAAQVVIEENFARPILIGRPAVIEHRLAKASLRIKPGVDFDIVNPESDERYRECWTAYHKLMVRHGVTPAIAKEALRRKPTLIGAMLLKLGYADGLICGTTGQFSHHMGVIDQIIGKRQGINTLAAMNYLMLPGRSLFICDTHINENPTAEQIAEMTVTAAEQVKRFGVLPKAALLSHSNFGSASSESSRKMARAAVLVSAMTNGELEIDGEMHGDSALSEEVRRAANPESSLKGEANLLIMPNIDAANITYNLLKMTAGEGVTIGPVLLGVARPVHVLTSTATVRRLVNMTALAVVESMER, encoded by the coding sequence GTGGAAAAAGATTTGCGCGAAGCCGCACTTGAATATCATCGCTGGCCAACCCCCGGCAAGATTTCCGTTCGCCCGACCAAGGGCCTGACCAACCAGCGCGATCTCGCCCTGGCCTACTCGCCCGGCGTTGCCGCCGCCTGCGACCTGATCGTCGAAGATCCTTCGATGGCTGCCGAAATGACGTCGCGTGCCAATCTGGTCGGCGTCATCACCAACGGCACCGCCGTGCTCGGCCTCGGCAATATCGGCCCGCTCGCCGCCAAGCCGGTGATGGAAGGCAAGGCCTGCCTGTTCAAGAAATTCGCCGGCATCGACGTTTTCGACATCGAACTGGCCGAGAACGATCCGGACAAGCTGATCGACATGATCGCTGCCATGGAGCCGACGCTCGGTGGTATCAATCTCGAAGACATCAAGGCCCCGGAGTGCTTCTACATCGAAGAAAAGCTCAAGGCGCGGATGAACATCCCCGTCTTCCACGACGACCAGCACGGCACGGCGATCATTTCTGCTGCCGCCATGCTGAACGGCATGAAAGTGGTCGGCAAGAAAGCCGAAGAGATCAAGGTGGTCTGCTCCGGCGCCGGCGCCGCAGCCATTTCCTGTCTGAACCTGTGGTGCGAACTGGGCGTCAAGCGTGAGAACATCACCGTTTGCGACTCCAAGGGCGTCATCTACGTTGGCCGCGATGCCAACATGGAAGCGACCAAGGCCCGTTACGCCCGCGAAACGACCAACCGCACGCTGGGCGATGCGATGGTCGGCGCCGACGTTTTCCTCGGTTTGTCCGCCGGTGGCGTGCTCAAGCCGGAAATGGTCGCCAGCATGGCCGACAAGCCCATCGTTTTCGCGCTCGCCAACCCGACCCCGGAAATCATGCCGGAACTGGCCAAGGCCGTGCGGCCTGACGTCATCATCGCGACTGGCCGCTCCGACTACGTTAATCAGGTCAACAACGTGCTGTGTTTCCCCTTCATCTTCCGCGGTGCGCTCGATGTCGGCGCCACACGTATTACAGAAGAGATGAAGATGGCCTCGGTGCGTGCCATTGCCGAACTGGCCGAAGCCGAGGTGACCGATGAAGTGGCCATGGCCTTCCCGGACCAGGTCATTACCTTCGGCCCGGAATACCTGATTCCCAAGCCTTTCGATCCGCGCCTGATCGTCAAGATCGCCCCGGCGGTTGCCCAGGCGGCGATCGACTCGGGCGTCGCCACCCGGCCGATCACCGATTGGGCGGCCTATCGCGCCAAGCTGTCCGAGTTCGTTTATCACACCGGCGTCGGCATGCGCGCCATCTTCCAGGCCGCCCGCCGGGCCCAGGGCAAGCGCATCATCTACGCCGAGGGCGAAGACGAGCGCGTGCTGCGTGCCGCCCAGGTGGTGATCGAGGAAAATTTTGCCCGCCCGATCCTGATCGGTCGCCCGGCCGTCATCGAGCATCGCCTGGCCAAGGCCAGCCTGCGCATCAAGCCGGGGGTCGATTTCGACATCGTCAATCCGGAGTCCGACGAGCGTTACCGCGAATGCTGGACGGCTTATCACAAGCTGATGGTCCGTCATGGCGTGACGCCAGCCATCGCCAAGGAAGCGCTGCGCCGCAAGCCGACGCTGATCGGCGCCATGCTGTTGAAACTGGGCTACGCCGATGGCCTGATCTGCGGCACGACCGGCCAGTTCAGCCACCACATGGGGGTCATCGATCAAATCATCGGCAAGCGCCAAGGCATCAATACGCTGGCGGCGATGAACTATCTGATGCTGCCGGGGCGTTCGCTGTTCATTTGCGATACCCATATCAACGAAAACCCGACGGCCGAGCAAATCGCCGAAATGACGGTAACCGCTGCCGAGCAGGTCAAGCGTTTCGGCGTACTTCCGAAGGCCGCCTTGCTGTCGCATTCCAACTTCGGCTCGGCGTCCTCGGAATCCTCAAGGAAAATGGCGCGCGCCGCAGTTCTGGTTTCGGCCATGACCAACGGCGAACTGGAAATCGATGGCGAAATGCACGGCGATTCGGCCTTGTCCGAGGAAGTCCGCCGCGCCGCCAACCCGGAGTCGTCGCTGAAGGGTGAAGCAAATCTGCTGATCATGCCCAACATCGATGCCGCCAATATCACCTACAACCTGCTGAAAATGACCGCCGGCGAAGGCGTGACGATCGGCCCCGTGCTGCTCGGCGTGGCCCGCCCCGTCCATGTGCTGACTTCGACGGCCACCGTCCGCCGTCTGGTCAACATGACGGCGCTGGCCGTGGTCGAGTCGATGGAGCGCTAA
- the ccoG gene encoding cytochrome c oxidase accessory protein CcoG: MVKQSPARRVIEIKAVTDPNAKVYPRSISGLFQNWRIAFVWLTQAIFYGLCWLPWNGRQAVLFDLELRRFYIFDLVLWPQDTIYLAILLLLSALALFLFTAVAGRLWCGYTCPQTVYTEIFLWVEKWIEGDRPRRIKLDAAPSSPQKLAKKTLKHAIWLLISLWTGLTFVGYFTPMRELLSSIGLATIGAWELFWVLFYGLATYGMAGFLREHMCKYICPYAQFQFVMFDRDTLIIAYDAERGEARGSRPKKTDPRAAGLGDCIDCGICVQVCPTGIDIRDGLQLECIGCAACIDACDQVMDKMHYPRGLIRYSTENAVENHFTQPQIVRRAFRLRTMLYLAAFLILSGLTAWSLATKMPLKVGVQKERAVLYRESDDGAIENTFQMHLTNASEQDRRYRIEVAGITGIRLHGADTVSVPGAAMQDLALTVEVDPGAAPSGSHPITFAITDANDPTTRVEQKASFWMP; encoded by the coding sequence ATGGTAAAGCAATCCCCGGCCAGGCGAGTCATCGAGATCAAAGCGGTGACCGACCCCAACGCCAAAGTCTATCCGCGCTCGATCAGCGGCCTGTTCCAGAACTGGCGGATCGCTTTTGTCTGGCTGACCCAGGCGATTTTTTACGGCCTCTGCTGGTTGCCGTGGAACGGCCGGCAGGCCGTGCTATTCGATCTCGAACTGCGCCGCTTCTATATCTTCGATCTGGTGCTCTGGCCGCAGGACACGATTTACCTGGCCATCCTGTTGTTGTTATCGGCCCTCGCGCTGTTTCTCTTCACCGCCGTCGCCGGCCGCCTGTGGTGCGGCTATACCTGCCCGCAGACGGTCTATACCGAGATATTTCTCTGGGTGGAAAAATGGATCGAGGGTGATCGGCCGCGGCGCATCAAGCTCGATGCCGCCCCGTCATCGCCACAAAAGCTGGCCAAGAAAACGCTAAAGCACGCCATCTGGCTGCTCATTTCGCTGTGGACCGGACTGACTTTCGTCGGCTATTTCACGCCGATGCGCGAATTGCTCAGCAGCATCGGCCTCGCCACGATCGGCGCCTGGGAACTGTTCTGGGTGCTGTTTTACGGCCTGGCCACCTACGGCATGGCCGGCTTCCTGCGCGAGCACATGTGCAAGTACATCTGTCCCTACGCCCAGTTCCAGTTCGTGATGTTCGACCGCGATACGCTGATCATCGCCTACGACGCCGAACGCGGCGAGGCGCGCGGCAGCCGTCCGAAAAAGACCGACCCGCGCGCCGCCGGACTCGGCGACTGCATCGATTGCGGCATCTGCGTCCAGGTCTGTCCGACCGGCATCGACATCCGCGACGGCCTGCAGCTCGAATGCATCGGCTGTGCCGCCTGTATCGATGCCTGCGACCAGGTGATGGACAAGATGCACTACCCGCGCGGCCTGATCCGCTATTCGACGGAAAACGCCGTCGAAAATCACTTCACCCAGCCGCAGATTGTCCGCCGCGCCTTCCGCCTGCGCACCATGCTTTACCTCGCCGCCTTCCTGATTCTGAGCGGCCTGACCGCCTGGTCGCTGGCCACCAAGATGCCGCTCAAGGTCGGCGTCCAGAAGGAGCGCGCCGTGCTTTATCGCGAAAGCGACGACGGCGCCATTGAAAACACCTTCCAGATGCACCTGACCAATGCCAGCGAACAGGACCGCCGCTACCGTATTGAAGTTGCCGGAATCACCGGCATCCGGCTGCACGGCGCCGACACGGTCAGCGTTCCCGGCGCGGCGATGCAGGATCTTGCACTGACGGTCGAAGTCGATCCCGGTGCGGCGCCCAGCGGCTCCCACCCGATCACCTTCGCCATCACCGACGCGAACGACCCAACGACCCGCGTCGAACAAAAAGCCTCTTTCTGGATGCCCTGA